A stretch of Pseudomonas sp. LS.1a DNA encodes these proteins:
- a CDS encoding DUF2934 domain-containing protein — translation MMSVDEKRIREFAYQIWESEGKPAGQEDRHWDMARKLAEAEALAPKAAPRKRAPAKPKVAAEPVEKAVAVKKPRAVKKPAAG, via the coding sequence ATGATGAGTGTTGATGAAAAACGTATCCGCGAATTTGCCTACCAGATCTGGGAATCCGAGGGTAAGCCTGCCGGCCAGGAAGACCGCCATTGGGACATGGCCCGCAAGCTGGCCGAAGCCGAGGCACTGGCCCCCAAGGCGGCGCCGCGCAAGCGGGCGCCGGCCAAGCCCAAGGTAGCGGCTGAGCCGGTTGAGAAAGCCGTAGCGGTGAAGAAGCCCCGGGCGGTGAAAAAGCCGGCTGCCGGTTAA
- the treS gene encoding maltose alpha-D-glucosyltransferase, producing MAKRSRPAAFIDDPLWYKDAVIYQLHIKSFFDSNNDGIGDFAGLISKLDYIAELGVNTLWLLPFYPSPRRDDGYDIAEYKAVHPDYGNLADARRFIAEAHKRGLRVITELVINHTSDQHPWFQRARHAKRGSKARDFYVWSDDDQKYDGTRIIFLDTEKSNWTWDPVAGQYFWHRFYSHQPDLNFDNPQVLKAVIGVMRFWLDLGVDGLRLDAIPYLIERDGTNNENLAETHDVLKAIRAEIDANYPDRMLLAEANQWPEDTRPYFGEGEGDECHMAFHFPLMPRMYMALAMEDRFPITDILRQTPEIPANCQWAIFLRNHDELTLEMVTDRERDYLWNYYAEDRRARINLGIRRRLAPLLQRDRRRIELLTSLLLSMPGTPTLYYGDELGMGDNIYLGDRDGVRTPMQWSPDRNGGFSRADPQRLVLPPIMDPLYGYQTVNVEAQANDPHSLLNWTRRMLAVRKQQKAFGRGSLRTLTPNNRRILAYLREYTDAEGNTEVILCVANVSRAAQAAELELSQYADKVPVEMLGGSAFPPIGQLPFLLTLPPYAFYWFLLASHDRMPSWHIQATEGLPELTTLVLRKRMEELLEAPASDTLQNAILPQYLPKRRWFAGKEGPIDAVRLCYGVRFGTATTPVLLGEIEVLSDGVANRYQLPFGLLPEEQINTALPQQLALSRVRRAHQVGLITDAFVLEPFIRAVLRACEEGMQLPCGNGEGELRFESTQQLASLALNDESTVRYLSAEQSNSSVVIGDHVVLKLIRRVNPGVHPELEMSAYLTAAGFANISPLLGWVSRLDEQGVPHLLMIAQGYLSNQGDAWAWTQNTLERAIRDQMEPSSLDAEAHTDALAELTGFAALLGQRLGEMHLLLAAPTNDEAFQPRPSDADDSERWSAQISAELAHALDLLAQHRDSLDSDSQALVDDLQQQRDGLAQHIANLTHQAQGGLLMRVHGDLHLGQVLVVQGDAYLIDFEGEPARPLQERRAKHSPYKDVSGVLRSFDYAAAMILRNASAVDLSGPARQARQRVARQYLHQSRHAFVEAYGLATAAMPHAWQQAEGERAALELFCVEKAAYEITYEAENRPSWLAVPLHGLHGLISTWGES from the coding sequence ATGGCCAAGCGTTCCCGCCCGGCAGCCTTCATCGACGACCCGCTGTGGTACAAGGACGCCGTCATCTACCAGCTGCACATCAAGTCGTTCTTCGATTCGAACAACGATGGCATCGGCGATTTCGCTGGCCTGATCAGCAAGCTTGACTACATCGCCGAGCTGGGCGTCAACACCCTGTGGCTGCTGCCGTTCTATCCCTCGCCACGTCGCGACGACGGCTACGACATCGCCGAATACAAGGCCGTGCACCCCGACTACGGCAACCTCGCCGATGCCCGCCGCTTCATCGCCGAGGCGCACAAACGCGGCCTGCGGGTCATCACCGAGCTGGTCATCAACCACACCAGCGACCAGCACCCCTGGTTCCAGCGCGCCCGCCATGCCAAGCGCGGCAGCAAGGCGCGGGACTTCTACGTGTGGTCGGATGACGACCAGAAGTACGACGGCACGCGTATCATCTTCCTCGACACCGAGAAGTCCAACTGGACCTGGGACCCGGTCGCCGGCCAGTACTTCTGGCACCGCTTCTACTCGCACCAGCCCGACCTCAACTTCGACAACCCGCAAGTGCTCAAGGCCGTGATCGGGGTGATGCGCTTCTGGCTCGACCTGGGGGTCGATGGCCTGCGCCTGGACGCCATCCCCTACCTGATCGAGCGCGATGGCACCAACAACGAGAACCTCGCCGAAACCCACGACGTGCTCAAGGCGATCCGCGCCGAAATCGACGCCAATTACCCCGACCGCATGCTGCTGGCCGAGGCCAACCAATGGCCCGAGGACACCCGCCCGTACTTCGGCGAAGGCGAGGGTGACGAATGCCACATGGCTTTCCACTTCCCGTTGATGCCGCGCATGTACATGGCCCTGGCCATGGAGGACCGCTTCCCGATCACCGATATCCTGCGCCAGACCCCGGAAATCCCCGCCAACTGCCAATGGGCGATCTTCCTGCGCAACCACGATGAGCTGACCCTGGAAATGGTCACCGACCGCGAGCGCGACTACCTGTGGAACTACTACGCCGAAGACCGCCGCGCGCGCATCAACCTGGGCATCCGTCGGCGCCTGGCGCCGTTGCTGCAGCGTGACCGTCGGCGCATCGAACTGCTCACCAGCCTGCTGCTGTCGATGCCCGGCACCCCCACGCTGTACTACGGCGACGAACTGGGCATGGGCGACAACATCTACCTGGGCGACCGCGACGGCGTGCGCACGCCCATGCAGTGGTCACCGGACCGCAACGGCGGTTTCTCCCGCGCCGACCCGCAGCGGCTGGTGCTGCCGCCGATCATGGACCCGCTGTACGGTTACCAGACCGTCAACGTCGAGGCCCAGGCCAACGACCCGCACTCGCTGCTCAACTGGACCCGGCGCATGCTGGCGGTGCGCAAGCAGCAGAAGGCCTTCGGCCGCGGCAGCCTGCGCACCCTCACGCCGAACAACCGGCGCATCCTCGCCTACCTGCGCGAGTACACCGACGCCGAGGGCAACACCGAGGTCATCCTGTGCGTGGCCAACGTCTCCCGCGCCGCCCAGGCGGCTGAACTGGAATTGTCACAATACGCCGACAAAGTACCGGTGGAGATGCTCGGCGGCAGCGCCTTCCCGCCGATCGGCCAACTGCCGTTCCTGCTGACCTTGCCACCCTATGCCTTCTACTGGTTCCTGCTGGCCTCCCACGACCGCATGCCCAGCTGGCACATCCAGGCCACCGAGGGGTTACCCGAATTGACCACGCTGGTGCTGCGCAAACGCATGGAAGAACTGCTGGAAGCCCCAGCCAGCGATACCCTGCAAAACGCCATCCTGCCGCAGTACCTGCCCAAGCGGCGCTGGTTCGCCGGCAAGGAAGGGCCGATCGACGCGGTGCGTCTGTGCTACGGCGTGCGCTTCGGCACGGCCACCACGCCAGTGCTGCTCGGTGAAATCGAAGTGCTCAGCGACGGCGTGGCCAACCGCTACCAACTGCCGTTCGGCCTGCTGCCCGAAGAACAGATCAACACCGCGCTGCCGCAGCAGCTCGCCCTGTCGCGGGTGCGCCGTGCCCATCAGGTTGGCCTGATCACAGACGCCTTTGTGCTCGAACCGTTCATCCGCGCAGTGCTGCGTGCCTGTGAGGAGGGCATGCAACTGCCTTGTGGCAACGGCGAGGGCGAGCTGCGCTTCGAAAGCACGCAGCAGTTGGCGAGCCTGGCGTTGAACGACGAAAGTACAGTGCGCTACCTCAGCGCCGAGCAGTCCAACAGCTCGGTGGTGATCGGCGACCATGTGGTGCTCAAGCTGATCCGCCGGGTCAACCCGGGTGTGCACCCGGAGCTGGAAATGAGTGCCTATCTGACCGCCGCAGGCTTTGCCAATATTTCGCCATTGCTGGGCTGGGTCAGCCGGCTGGACGAGCAGGGGGTGCCACACTTGCTGATGATCGCCCAGGGCTACCTGAGCAACCAGGGTGATGCCTGGGCCTGGACCCAGAACACCCTGGAGCGGGCCATCCGCGACCAGATGGAGCCTTCCAGCCTGGACGCCGAGGCGCACACTGACGCACTGGCCGAACTCACCGGCTTTGCCGCCTTGCTCGGCCAGCGCCTGGGCGAGATGCACCTGCTGCTGGCCGCACCGACCAATGACGAGGCTTTCCAGCCGCGCCCAAGCGATGCCGACGACAGCGAACGCTGGAGTGCGCAGATCAGTGCCGAACTTGCCCATGCCCTCGACCTGCTGGCGCAGCACCGCGACAGCCTCGACAGCGACAGCCAGGCGCTGGTCGACGATTTGCAGCAACAGCGCGACGGCCTGGCCCAGCACATTGCCAACCTGACCCACCAGGCCCAGGGCGGCCTGCTGATGCGCGTGCACGGCGACCTGCACCTGGGCCAGGTGCTGGTGGTGCAGGGCGATGCCTACCTCATCGATTTCGAAGGTGAGCCGGCCCGGCCGCTGCAAGAGCGCCGGGCAAAACACAGCCCGTACAAGGATGTCAGCGGCGTGCTGCGATCCTTCGACTATGCTGCTGCCATGATCTTGCGCAATGCGTCTGCGGTCGACCTTTCCGGTCCGGCCCGCCAGGCCCGGCAACGTGTTGCCCGGCAGTACCTGCACCAGTCGCGGCATGCCTTTGTCGAAGCCTATGGCCTGGCCACTGCAGCCATGCCCCACGCCTGGCAGCAGGCCGAGGGCGAGCGTGCCGCACTGGAGCTGTTCTGCGTGGAGAAAGCCGCCTACGAAATCACATACGAAGCCGAGAACCGTCCGAGTTGGTTGGCCGTGCCCTTGCATGGCCTGCATGGACTGATCAGTACCTGGGGAGAGTCATAG
- a CDS encoding endonuclease/exonuclease/phosphatase family protein, whose protein sequence is MNPEAGSKGFASDNQAPAVKRLRVLTVNTHKGFTAFNRRFILPELREAVRSTQADIVFLQEVLGSHDRHAARYPGWPQTSQYEFLADSMWSDFAYGRNAVYPDGHHGNALLSRYPIIEHRNLDVSITGPERRGLLHCILDVPGQRQVHAICVHLSLLESHRQKQLQLLRKLLESLPADAPVIIAGDFNDWKSHGNRTLGLQHDLHEAFERHHGHLARTYPARLPLLRLDRVYLRNAESHGPRILGHKPWSHLSDHLPLAVEVRL, encoded by the coding sequence GTGAACCCCGAAGCCGGCAGTAAAGGTTTCGCCAGCGACAACCAGGCCCCGGCCGTGAAGCGGCTGCGGGTGCTGACGGTGAATACCCACAAGGGCTTCACCGCCTTCAACCGGCGCTTCATCCTGCCGGAACTGCGCGAGGCGGTGCGCAGCACCCAGGCCGACATCGTCTTCCTCCAGGAGGTGCTCGGCAGCCACGACCGCCACGCCGCGCGCTACCCCGGCTGGCCGCAGACCTCGCAGTACGAGTTCCTCGCCGACAGCATGTGGAGCGACTTCGCCTACGGCCGCAACGCGGTCTACCCCGACGGCCACCACGGCAACGCGCTGCTGTCCAGATACCCGATCATCGAACACCGCAACCTCGACGTGTCGATCACCGGCCCCGAACGTCGTGGCCTGCTGCACTGCATCCTCGACGTCCCCGGCCAGCGCCAGGTACATGCCATCTGCGTGCACCTGTCGTTACTGGAAAGCCACCGCCAGAAGCAGCTGCAACTGCTGCGCAAGCTGCTCGAGTCCTTGCCCGCCGATGCCCCGGTGATCATCGCCGGCGATTTCAACGACTGGAAATCCCACGGCAACCGCACCCTGGGCCTGCAGCATGACCTGCACGAGGCCTTCGAGCGCCACCATGGCCACCTGGCCCGCACCTACCCTGCGCGCCTGCCGCTGCTGCGCCTGGACCGCGTCTACCTGCGCAACGCCGAAAGCCATGGGCCGCGGATTCTGGGGCACAAACCTTGGTCGCACCTGTCGGACCACCTTCCGTTGGCGGTCGAGGTCAGGCTCTAG
- the glgX gene encoding glycogen debranching protein GlgX, translating to MSPRTPKKTRSVAPSRIREGLPFPLGATWDGLGVNFALFSANATKVELCLFDSTGEHEIERIELPEYTDEIYHGYLPDAHPGLIYGYRVHGPYEPENGHRFNPNKLLIDPYAKQLVGSLQWSEALFGYTIGHPDGDLSFDERDSAPFVPKCKVIDPAFTWGRDQRVLIPWERTIIYEAHTRGISMCHPAVPENLRGTFAGLANDELLRHIKELGVSSIELLPVHAFVNDQHLLDKGLNNYWGYNSIAFFAPHPRYLASGKIAEFKEMVAHLHDAGLEVILDVVYNHTAEGNERGPTLSMRGIDNASYYRLMPDDKRYYINDSGTGNTLDLSHPCVLQLVTDSLRYWAGEMHVDGFRFDLATILGRYHDGYSERHGFLVACRQDPMLSQVKLIAEPWDCGPGGYQVGNFAPGWAEWNDRFRDTVRAFWKGDEGQLADFASRMTASGDMFNNRGRRPYASVNFVTAHDGFTLRDLVSYNHKHNEDNDENNQDGTDNNLSWNCGVEGPTDDPGVNALRMRQMRNFFATLLLAQGTPMIVAGDEFSRTQHGNNNAYCQDSEIGWVNWDLDQEGEELLAFVKRLTRLRLAYPILRRSRFLVGDYNEAIGVKDVTWLAPDGNEMSVEQWEDPHGRCLGMLIDGRAQVSGIARPGAEATVLLIVNAHHDIVPFELPTVPDGDYWSCLVDTDRPELRKGQHLQFDSTFEVKGRSLLLMVLQRDEE from the coding sequence ATGAGCCCCCGCACCCCGAAGAAAACCCGCTCGGTCGCCCCATCGCGCATCCGTGAAGGCCTGCCCTTCCCCCTCGGTGCCACCTGGGATGGCCTGGGGGTCAACTTTGCCCTGTTCTCGGCCAACGCCACCAAGGTCGAGCTGTGCCTGTTCGACTCCACTGGCGAACACGAAATCGAGCGCATCGAGCTGCCCGAATACACCGACGAGATCTACCACGGCTACCTGCCCGACGCGCACCCCGGGCTGATCTATGGCTACCGCGTGCACGGCCCCTACGAGCCAGAGAACGGCCACCGCTTCAACCCCAACAAACTGCTGATCGACCCGTATGCCAAGCAACTGGTCGGCAGCCTGCAATGGTCCGAAGCACTGTTCGGCTACACCATCGGCCACCCCGACGGCGACCTGTCGTTCGACGAACGCGACAGCGCGCCCTTCGTGCCTAAGTGCAAGGTGATCGACCCTGCCTTCACCTGGGGCCGCGACCAGCGCGTGCTGATCCCCTGGGAACGCACGATCATCTACGAGGCGCACACCCGTGGCATCAGCATGTGCCACCCGGCAGTACCGGAAAACCTGCGCGGCACCTTCGCCGGCCTGGCCAATGACGAGCTGCTCAGGCACATCAAGGAGCTGGGCGTTTCCAGCATCGAGCTGCTGCCGGTTCACGCCTTCGTCAACGACCAGCACCTGCTGGACAAGGGCCTGAACAACTACTGGGGCTACAACAGCATCGCCTTCTTCGCCCCACACCCGCGCTACCTGGCCAGCGGCAAGATCGCCGAGTTCAAGGAAATGGTCGCGCACCTGCACGACGCCGGGCTGGAGGTAATCCTCGACGTGGTCTACAACCACACCGCCGAAGGCAACGAGCGCGGGCCAACGCTGTCGATGCGCGGCATCGACAACGCCTCGTACTACCGCCTGATGCCGGACGACAAGCGCTATTACATCAACGATTCCGGCACCGGCAACACCCTGGACCTTAGCCACCCCTGCGTGCTGCAGCTGGTCACCGACTCGCTGCGCTATTGGGCCGGCGAAATGCACGTGGACGGCTTCCGCTTCGACCTGGCGACCATTCTTGGCCGCTACCACGACGGCTACAGCGAACGCCACGGTTTCCTCGTCGCCTGCCGCCAGGACCCTATGCTGAGCCAGGTAAAACTGATCGCCGAGCCCTGGGACTGCGGCCCGGGCGGCTACCAGGTGGGCAACTTCGCCCCGGGCTGGGCAGAGTGGAACGACCGCTTCCGCGACACCGTGCGCGCCTTCTGGAAAGGTGACGAAGGCCAACTGGCCGACTTTGCCTCGCGCATGACCGCCTCGGGGGACATGTTCAACAACCGTGGCCGGCGCCCCTATGCCTCGGTCAATTTCGTCACCGCCCACGACGGTTTCACCTTGCGCGACCTGGTGTCCTACAACCACAAGCACAACGAAGACAACGACGAGAACAACCAGGACGGCACCGACAACAACCTGTCGTGGAACTGCGGTGTCGAGGGGCCAACCGACGACCCGGGCGTGAATGCCCTGCGCATGCGCCAGATGCGCAACTTCTTCGCTACCCTGCTGCTGGCCCAGGGCACGCCGATGATCGTCGCCGGTGACGAGTTCAGCCGCACCCAGCACGGCAACAACAATGCCTATTGCCAGGACAGCGAGATCGGCTGGGTGAACTGGGACCTGGACCAGGAGGGTGAAGAGCTGCTGGCCTTCGTCAAACGCCTGACCCGCCTGCGCCTGGCCTACCCGATACTGCGCCGCTCGCGCTTTCTGGTGGGCGACTACAATGAGGCAATCGGGGTCAAGGACGTGACCTGGCTGGCACCGGATGGCAACGAGATGAGCGTGGAGCAATGGGAAGACCCGCACGGGCGATGCCTGGGCATGTTGATCGATGGCCGCGCGCAGGTCAGTGGCATTGCCCGGCCAGGCGCCGAGGCCACCGTGCTGCTGATCGTCAATGCCCACCATGACATCGTACCGTTCGAGTTGCCGACGGTACCCGATGGGGATTACTGGAGTTGCCTGGTCGACACCGACCGGCCGGAGCTGCGCAAGGGGCAGCATCTGCAGTTCGACAGCACCTTCGAGGTCAAGGGGCGGTCGTTGCTGCTGATGGTGTTGCAGCGTGATGAGGAGTGA
- the glgB gene encoding 1,4-alpha-glucan branching protein GlgB, translating into MNATTRENGGLRQRDLDALARAEHADPFAVLGPHGDGTGGQVVRVFLPNALNVRMLARHDGRILTEMEQGSLPGLFTAHLDEAHPYLLQIGWAGGEQVTEDPYSFGPQLGDMDLYLFAEGNHRDLSGRFGAQPIQVDGIDGVCFSVWAPNARRVSVVGDFNNWDGRRHPMRLRHSAGVWELFVPRLGVGETYKFEVLGKDGILPLKADPLARATELPPSTASKVAGALSHGWQDHDWMAQRAQRHAYNAPLSIYELHPGSWRCELDEAGEVGRYYNWRELAERLVPYVQELGFTHIELLPIMEHPFGGSWGYQPLSLFAPTSRYGSAEDFAAFVDACHQGGIGVLLDWVPAHFPTDEHGLARFDGTALYEYDNPLEGYHQDWNTLIYNLGRNEVRGFMMASALHWLKHFHIDGLRVDAVASMLYRDYSRKAGEWVPNRHGGRENLEAIDFIRHLNGVAAHEAPGALIIAEESTAWPGVSQPTQQGGLGFAYKWNMGWMHDTLHYIQNDPVHRTYHHNEMSFGLIYAYSEHFILPISHDEVVHGKHSLIDKMPGDRWQKFANLRAYLTFMWAHPGKKLLFMGCEFGQWREWDHDGELDWYLLQYPEHQGVQRLVGDLNRLYREVPALHEQDCQPQGFQWLIGDDAQNSVYAWLRWSSNGEPVLVVANFTPVPREGYRIGVPFGERWQELLNSDAELYAGSNVGNLGVVESDEIASHGQPQSLALNLPPLGVLIMKPA; encoded by the coding sequence ATGAATGCAACCACGCGTGAAAACGGCGGCCTTCGGCAACGGGACCTGGACGCCCTGGCCCGCGCCGAGCACGCCGATCCATTTGCGGTACTAGGCCCCCACGGCGACGGTACGGGCGGGCAGGTGGTCCGCGTCTTCCTGCCCAATGCCCTGAATGTGCGCATGCTGGCCCGGCATGACGGGCGCATCCTCACCGAAATGGAGCAGGGCAGCCTGCCCGGTTTGTTCACCGCGCACCTCGATGAAGCACACCCGTACCTGCTGCAGATCGGCTGGGCCGGCGGCGAGCAGGTCACCGAAGACCCCTACAGCTTCGGCCCGCAACTGGGCGACATGGACCTGTACCTGTTCGCCGAAGGCAACCACCGCGACCTGTCGGGGCGCTTTGGTGCCCAGCCGATCCAGGTCGATGGTATCGACGGCGTGTGCTTTTCGGTGTGGGCGCCGAACGCGCGTCGGGTGTCGGTGGTGGGCGATTTCAACAACTGGGACGGCCGCCGCCACCCCATGCGCCTGCGCCATAGCGCCGGGGTGTGGGAGTTGTTCGTGCCGCGCCTGGGCGTGGGCGAAACCTACAAGTTCGAAGTGCTGGGCAAGGACGGCATACTGCCCCTGAAAGCCGACCCGCTGGCGCGCGCCACCGAACTGCCGCCGAGCACCGCCTCCAAGGTTGCCGGGGCGCTCAGCCACGGTTGGCAAGACCACGACTGGATGGCGCAACGCGCGCAGCGCCATGCCTACAACGCGCCGCTGTCGATCTACGAGCTGCACCCCGGTTCCTGGCGCTGCGAGCTGGATGAGGCGGGCGAAGTCGGGCGCTATTACAACTGGCGCGAGCTGGCCGAGCGCCTGGTGCCGTACGTTCAGGAGCTGGGCTTCACCCACATCGAACTGCTGCCGATCATGGAGCACCCGTTCGGCGGCTCCTGGGGTTACCAGCCGCTGTCGCTGTTCGCGCCCACCTCGCGCTACGGCAGCGCCGAGGACTTCGCCGCCTTCGTCGACGCCTGCCACCAGGGCGGCATTGGCGTGCTGCTCGACTGGGTGCCGGCGCATTTCCCCACTGACGAACACGGCCTGGCGCGTTTCGACGGCACCGCCCTGTACGAATACGACAACCCCCTGGAGGGCTACCACCAGGACTGGAACACGCTGATCTACAACCTTGGCCGCAACGAAGTGCGCGGCTTCATGATGGCCTCGGCACTGCACTGGCTGAAGCACTTCCACATCGATGGCCTGCGCGTCGATGCGGTGGCCTCGATGCTGTACCGCGACTATTCACGCAAAGCCGGCGAATGGGTGCCCAACCGCCACGGCGGGCGCGAGAACCTGGAGGCCATCGACTTCATCCGCCACCTCAACGGCGTGGCGGCCCACGAGGCCCCGGGCGCGCTGATCATCGCCGAGGAGTCCACCGCCTGGCCCGGCGTCAGCCAGCCGACCCAGCAGGGCGGCCTGGGCTTTGCCTACAAGTGGAACATGGGCTGGATGCATGACACCTTGCATTACATCCAGAACGACCCGGTGCACCGTACCTACCACCACAACGAGATGAGCTTCGGGCTGATCTATGCCTATTCCGAGCACTTCATCCTGCCCATCTCCCACGACGAAGTGGTGCACGGCAAGCACTCGCTGATCGACAAGATGCCCGGCGACCGCTGGCAGAAATTCGCCAACCTGCGTGCCTACCTCACCTTCATGTGGGCGCATCCGGGCAAGAAGCTGCTGTTCATGGGCTGCGAGTTCGGCCAGTGGCGTGAGTGGGACCACGATGGCGAGCTGGACTGGTACCTGCTGCAGTACCCTGAGCACCAGGGGGTACAGCGCCTGGTGGGCGACCTCAACCGCCTGTATCGCGAAGTGCCGGCGCTGCACGAGCAGGATTGCCAGCCGCAGGGTTTCCAGTGGTTGATTGGTGACGATGCGCAGAACAGCGTGTATGCCTGGCTGCGCTGGAGCAGCAATGGCGAGCCGGTGCTGGTGGTGGCCAACTTTACGCCGGTGCCGCGCGAGGGCTATCGCATTGGCGTGCCGTTCGGCGAGCGCTGGCAGGAGCTGTTGAACAGCGATGCAGAGCTATATGCCGGGTCCAATGTCGGCAACCTGGGGGTGGTGGAGAGTGACGAGATAGCCAGCCATGGGCAGCCGCAGTCGCTGGCCCTGAACCTGCCGCCACTTGGGGTTCTGATAATGAAACCAGCCTGA
- a CDS encoding autotransporter domain-containing protein, translated as MKSTSNPLRFDSIFYAVSTSLLLATPVETIAYELQDDPASPGFLQQPAVPQLSLDPISASGLSIGTLTAFSQKMSERHGQAAPDLVASQWAQFFPIAPGKGAQPPDQLEAPSQQLMIGPDLFVRETAAGNVHRAGIFVGHNNLQTNFNGTRRLLGDKQRNAVNLSGESLGVYWSMTHEQGWHLDAVAMGSRIDVNGRGENGQRLDDSGHAVSFSLEGGIPIGLGGGWVIEPQAQLINQQFFPGSRAQEETLQAFDSQPSWSGRVGARLSGRYEVRGMPIEPYVRTNVWYDFSNAEEVKLDQVDKISSSRYSTTVELGLGLVARVTPTVALFVSADYSSDVDDNDLNGLIGSLGVRMRW; from the coding sequence ATGAAAAGCACCTCGAATCCCTTGCGCTTCGACAGCATTTTCTACGCGGTTTCCACGTCGCTGCTTCTGGCAACCCCGGTGGAAACTATCGCGTATGAATTGCAGGACGACCCGGCCTCGCCCGGCTTCCTGCAACAACCGGCAGTACCACAGTTGTCGCTCGACCCGATCAGCGCCAGTGGCTTGAGTATCGGTACCTTGACTGCGTTTTCGCAGAAGATGAGCGAGCGCCATGGGCAGGCTGCACCGGACCTTGTCGCCAGCCAGTGGGCGCAGTTCTTCCCGATCGCGCCAGGCAAGGGTGCGCAACCACCAGACCAGCTGGAGGCACCCAGCCAGCAACTGATGATCGGCCCGGACCTGTTTGTGCGTGAAACTGCAGCGGGCAATGTGCACCGCGCGGGGATTTTCGTCGGGCACAACAACCTGCAGACCAACTTCAACGGCACGCGCCGGCTGCTGGGCGACAAGCAGCGCAACGCGGTGAACCTGAGCGGGGAAAGCCTGGGGGTGTACTGGAGCATGACCCATGAGCAGGGCTGGCACCTGGATGCCGTGGCCATGGGCTCGCGCATCGACGTCAATGGCCGTGGCGAGAACGGCCAGCGGCTGGACGACAGCGGCCACGCGGTGTCCTTCTCGCTGGAGGGGGGCATCCCCATCGGCCTGGGGGGCGGCTGGGTGATCGAGCCGCAGGCGCAGTTGATCAACCAGCAGTTCTTCCCCGGCAGCCGGGCGCAGGAAGAGACCTTGCAGGCCTTCGACAGCCAGCCGAGCTGGAGCGGCCGGGTGGGTGCCAGGCTGTCCGGACGCTATGAGGTACGCGGCATGCCGATCGAGCCCTATGTACGGACCAACGTGTGGTATGACTTCAGCAATGCCGAGGAGGTGAAGCTGGACCAGGTCGACAAGATCTCCAGCTCGCGCTACTCGACCACGGTGGAACTGGGGTTGGGGCTGGTGGCGCGGGTGACGCCCACGGTGGCGCTGTTTGTCAGTGCCGATTACAGCAGTGACGTGGACGACAATGACCTGAACGGGTTGATTGGCAGCCTTGGGGTGCGGATGCGGTGGTAG